In one window of Methanoregula sp. DNA:
- a CDS encoding S-layer protein, with translation MPVLAVDTYLGATPHLSAEISGVNEFTPGEDVTIKVIVQNRGVNDLKFLTKGTIARDDLPTTAKMVTVGLAPGNAPIIIKSDSQNIGDIKTQGLYTVSILAKILSNASMGEYEIPLTIRYTYLASSDNDVADILQNDYRVVNDTFPLTVKIKPQVKIEVIEAVPENLNVGSGGYLNLTIQNIGFEDGKKATVKILRNGLSPIIPTDSSVFIGDFPRNGTVTCRYKVAVSGDAAKQTYPVDIAVTYENRDGDIVTSATDTVGIPIGGKLTFSIASAPAQVSPDSDNVITVEYRNNGDTTAYHSQARISAVDPFTSSDDTTYLGDLKPGEKATARYQIHTGDEAEIKTYLLDAEIRYRDSLDNSQVSDTFKIPVAVEPKPASSELVTMLPAFLLIVIIGIGAGYYLLVMRKKK, from the coding sequence ATGCCGGTGCTGGCAGTCGACACCTATCTCGGGGCAACTCCTCACCTGTCAGCAGAAATCTCGGGTGTCAATGAGTTCACCCCGGGAGAGGATGTTACCATAAAGGTCATTGTACAGAACCGCGGCGTGAACGATTTAAAATTTCTCACCAAAGGGACGATCGCTCGCGATGATCTGCCGACAACCGCAAAGATGGTAACTGTTGGACTCGCGCCAGGCAATGCCCCCATCATAATCAAATCAGATTCCCAGAATATCGGGGATATCAAGACGCAGGGGCTTTATACCGTCTCCATTTTGGCAAAGATCCTCTCCAACGCCTCTATGGGGGAATACGAGATCCCTCTTACGATCCGGTACACCTACCTTGCTTCCTCTGACAATGATGTGGCTGACATCCTTCAAAACGATTACCGTGTCGTAAATGACACATTTCCCTTAACGGTAAAGATCAAGCCTCAGGTAAAAATTGAGGTGATCGAAGCAGTCCCGGAAAACCTGAATGTCGGCAGCGGCGGTTATCTCAACTTAACGATACAGAATATCGGGTTTGAAGACGGGAAGAAAGCGACGGTGAAGATACTTCGTAACGGCTTAAGCCCGATCATCCCAACCGATAGCAGTGTTTTTATCGGGGACTTCCCGCGCAATGGAACCGTTACCTGCCGGTACAAGGTGGCAGTATCAGGAGATGCAGCAAAACAGACCTATCCCGTAGATATTGCGGTCACCTATGAAAACCGGGACGGTGATATCGTTACCTCCGCGACAGATACGGTGGGTATTCCCATTGGGGGGAAACTGACGTTTTCTATAGCCTCAGCCCCTGCCCAAGTAAGTCCGGACTCCGACAATGTAATTACTGTCGAGTACAGGAATAACGGGGATACGACGGCCTATCATTCACAGGCAAGGATCTCCGCAGTTGACCCATTTACCAGCTCAGATGATACCACCTATCTCGGGGATTTAAAACCCGGCGAAAAGGCCACAGCCCGGTATCAGATACACACCGGTGATGAAGCAGAGATCAAGACCTATCTGCTCGATGCAGAGATACGGTATCGGGATTCACTCGATAACAGCCAGGTGTCAGATACGTTTAAAATACCGGTTGCGGTTGAACCAAAACCTGCTTCAAGTGAGCTGGTCACGATGCTTCCGGCATTTCTTCTCATCGTAATCATCGGCATTGGCGCGGGGTATTATTTACTTGTAATGAGAAAGAAGAAGTGA
- a CDS encoding helix-turn-helix domain-containing protein: MKQPLPGSARVIDCLKSLGLTKYEALVYIALLKVVSATASEIHEISTVPRASVYPVLDQLQEKKLVSVARSTPKRFAALSPDEGVSIMMSRIEHDAADAREILSAIHRERIGHEQSSEELIWNVYGIENIQRKLTDILTAASQNIRIIAHPQIISPEIKEILEDKAERADVEIVTHQWDCGNTGKMRVYVKKHPEMPRELDRVKDMMAGGICIVDNRRVLVILGTGKEDAVALFSEAEGFIRFFSRYYNLIVDWARKPE; encoded by the coding sequence ATGAAACAACCCTTACCCGGCTCTGCCCGGGTTATTGATTGTCTCAAATCACTCGGTTTGACAAAATATGAAGCTCTGGTATATATTGCTCTTTTAAAAGTGGTAAGCGCGACTGCCAGTGAGATCCATGAAATATCCACCGTCCCGCGCGCATCTGTATATCCGGTACTCGATCAACTCCAGGAAAAAAAACTTGTTTCAGTAGCCCGTTCGACCCCCAAACGGTTTGCTGCTCTCTCGCCGGATGAGGGTGTTTCAATCATGATGAGCAGGATCGAACACGATGCTGCCGATGCCCGCGAGATCCTGTCAGCGATCCACCGTGAACGGATCGGCCACGAACAGAGCAGTGAGGAGCTGATATGGAATGTCTACGGTATCGAAAACATCCAGAGGAAACTCACGGATATCCTGACCGCTGCAAGCCAGAATATACGGATCATCGCCCACCCCCAGATCATTTCACCGGAAATAAAAGAGATTCTTGAGGATAAAGCAGAGCGTGCAGACGTCGAGATTGTCACCCACCAGTGGGATTGCGGCAACACGGGAAAAATGCGAGTCTATGTCAAAAAGCATCCGGAGATGCCCCGCGAACTTGACCGTGTAAAGGATATGATGGCGGGAGGGATCTGCATTGTCGATAACCGGCGCGTACTGGTCATTTTAGGAACCGGGAAGGAAGATGCGGTAGCACTTTTCTCAGAAGCAGAAGGGTTTATCCGGTTCTTCTCACGGTACTATAACCTGATCGTGGACTGGGCGAGAAAGCCGGAATGA